One genomic window of Paeniglutamicibacter sp. Y32M11 includes the following:
- the paaC gene encoding 1,2-phenylacetyl-CoA epoxidase subunit PaaC, producing the protein MSTHEIDHSLDSFGDSNASATRVTPGNALRPEDIAIEQVKPSEQVAEYALRLGDDALILAQRLSHWISRGPEIEEDIALGNIALDQLGHARSFLSYAAKAWDKTEDDLAYWREEEDFRSLHIVEQPNGDFGVTIARQLIISIYQHLLYTALLDSRDPTIAAISAKAVKEVDYHRDHAIAWTLRLGLGTEESARRMRHALDVLWPYVGEMFEDEELHATLGDVAVAPSTLRAAWDQEFSAVLADAELALPTIPFAMARGRRGEHSEHLGFILAEMQVLARKHPGASW; encoded by the coding sequence GTGAGCACACACGAAATTGACCACTCACTCGATAGCTTCGGCGACTCCAACGCCTCGGCCACCCGCGTCACCCCGGGCAACGCCCTGCGCCCCGAGGACATTGCCATCGAGCAGGTTAAACCCAGCGAGCAGGTGGCCGAATACGCCCTGCGGTTGGGCGACGACGCACTGATCTTGGCCCAGCGACTCTCGCATTGGATCTCCCGAGGTCCGGAGATCGAGGAAGACATCGCTCTGGGCAACATTGCCCTGGACCAGTTGGGCCACGCCCGTTCCTTCCTCTCCTACGCCGCGAAGGCCTGGGATAAGACCGAGGACGATCTGGCCTACTGGCGCGAGGAGGAGGACTTCCGTTCCCTGCACATCGTCGAGCAACCCAACGGCGACTTCGGTGTGACCATCGCACGCCAGCTGATCATCTCCATCTACCAGCACCTGCTGTACACGGCATTGCTGGATTCCAGAGATCCGACGATTGCCGCCATTAGCGCCAAGGCCGTCAAGGAGGTCGACTACCACCGCGACCACGCCATCGCCTGGACCCTGCGCCTCGGCCTGGGCACCGAGGAATCGGCTCGCCGCATGCGCCACGCCTTAGATGTGTTGTGGCCCTATGTGGGGGAGATGTTCGAGGACGAGGAGTTGCACGCAACCCTGGGCGACGTGGCCGTTGCACCCTCAACGCTGCGCGCAGCCTGGGACCAGGAATTCTCCGCCGTACTGGCCGATGCCGAACTGGCGCTGCCCACCATTCCCTTCGCGATGGCCCGCGGCCGCCGCGGCGAACACTCCGAACACCTGGGCTTCATTCTGGCCGAAATGCAGGTACTGGCGCGCAAGCACCCCGGCGCCAGCTGGTAA
- the paaD gene encoding 1,2-phenylacetyl-CoA epoxidase subunit PaaD — MIATITELREIAARVTDPEIPVLTIADLGILRDVELQEDTVVVTITPTYSGCPAMDAITEDLGTVFKASGFEKVRVNLVLSPAWSTDWMSDSGKAKLEAYGIAPPTGTGHRGPVTLGLGVKCPQCHSLNTKELSRFGSTSCKSMYQCKDCLEPFDYFKVLS, encoded by the coding sequence ATGATTGCCACCATCACCGAGCTGCGAGAGATCGCCGCACGGGTTACCGACCCCGAGATCCCGGTGCTCACCATCGCGGATCTCGGGATCCTGCGGGACGTGGAGCTTCAGGAGGACACCGTAGTTGTCACCATCACCCCCACCTATTCAGGATGCCCGGCGATGGACGCCATCACCGAGGACCTTGGCACCGTCTTCAAGGCCTCCGGGTTTGAGAAGGTCCGCGTCAACTTGGTCCTTTCCCCGGCTTGGAGCACCGACTGGATGAGCGATTCCGGCAAGGCCAAGCTCGAGGCCTACGGCATCGCCCCTCCCACCGGAACCGGCCACCGTGGGCCCGTAACTCTGGGACTGGGCGTGAAATGCCCGCAATGCCACTCACTAAATACCAAAGAACTTTCCCGTTTTGGCTCCACCTCCTGTAAGTCCATGTACCAATGCAAGGATTGCCTGGAACCCTTCGACTACTTCAAGGTGCTCTCATGA
- a CDS encoding MFS transporter yields MSQRQDPELDNVAPPRLRSRPGFGTLLVSVAFGAVASGVLNVANDLVAIYALGANATQIGILNASESVAFLFLAIPAGIMLDRVNRIKTMMWAQLAGGLAIFSIPLSWMLGVLSYPQLVAVSFLVGVAGMLWSMGAGAAIPGLVGRELVSTAFARKETIDTSVGIIAPGLAGVLVAIMSAPFTLLVAGTANLLAAATLLWGFGKKTATLLPAQELTPRIGFKQSFAEGLLFTLRHRTIRALISSSAITNMGLAFGSAVETLYFVKVLGFTPQVIGLVISTIAIGGLLGSLMVPALVSKLGEVRVLALSVMSLPLAVALIPLAGSVVGIGLILVIAHSVLYNALIVSYNATAYGLLARFTPDEMMGRQQGFRLVFTMGPVPVLGIIGGLAGDGFGLQPAMWIWVALTAFAALPLLALPRSGTLIKS; encoded by the coding sequence ATGAGTCAGCGACAGGACCCGGAGCTGGACAATGTCGCGCCACCCCGACTGCGTAGCCGACCGGGCTTTGGAACCCTGCTAGTGTCGGTGGCCTTTGGCGCCGTCGCTTCGGGTGTCTTGAACGTTGCCAATGATCTGGTGGCGATTTACGCCTTGGGTGCCAACGCGACCCAGATCGGGATCCTCAACGCCTCCGAATCGGTGGCGTTCCTATTTCTGGCGATTCCTGCAGGAATCATGCTCGATCGGGTTAACCGCATCAAGACCATGATGTGGGCCCAGTTGGCTGGCGGGCTGGCCATATTTTCTATCCCGCTGAGCTGGATGCTGGGCGTCTTGAGCTATCCGCAGCTGGTCGCCGTCTCATTCCTGGTCGGAGTGGCGGGCATGCTGTGGTCCATGGGTGCGGGCGCTGCCATACCGGGACTGGTCGGACGTGAATTGGTGTCGACCGCCTTTGCCCGGAAGGAAACCATCGATACGTCGGTGGGTATCATCGCCCCGGGGCTGGCAGGCGTTCTGGTGGCCATCATGTCGGCACCGTTCACCTTGTTGGTGGCCGGAACGGCAAATCTTCTGGCCGCCGCGACCCTACTGTGGGGATTCGGTAAAAAGACCGCGACCTTGCTTCCCGCGCAGGAGCTAACACCTCGGATCGGCTTCAAACAATCCTTCGCTGAGGGGCTACTTTTCACCCTGAGACACCGAACCATTCGTGCGCTCATTTCCTCCTCGGCGATCACCAACATGGGCTTGGCCTTCGGCTCGGCGGTAGAGACGCTCTACTTCGTGAAGGTCTTGGGTTTCACCCCTCAGGTGATTGGGTTGGTCATCTCCACGATTGCCATCGGCGGATTGCTTGGCTCCTTGATGGTGCCAGCGCTGGTGTCCAAGCTGGGTGAAGTCAGGGTCCTCGCCTTATCGGTGATGTCTCTGCCCCTGGCAGTGGCCTTGATTCCGCTGGCCGGCAGTGTGGTGGGCATCGGGCTCATATTGGTCATCGCCCACTCGGTGCTCTACAACGCGCTGATCGTTAGCTACAACGCGACGGCCTATGGGTTGCTGGCCAGATTCACCCCGGACGAGATGATGGGACGCCAGCAAGGGTTCCGGCTCGTGTTCACCATGGGCCCCGTGCCAGTGCTGGGGATCATTGGCGGGCTGGCCGGTGATGGGTTTGGCCTGCAACCGGCTATGTGGATCTGGGTTGCACTGACGGCTTTTGCTGCTCTGCCGCTGCTTGCCTTGCCGCGCTCCGGCACCCTCATAAAAAGCTAG
- the paaE gene encoding 1,2-phenylacetyl-CoA epoxidase subunit PaaE: MTDTTASLPGDTDIDPEIPGRRRTTFHTLSVAEVRRLTADAIEVTFEVPADLAGQYDYLPGQYVALRKELEDADGNLVELRRSYSICAVPTPGAIHVAIKRDIGGIFSTWANESLRAGDTMDVMSPTGGFISKHQMTGMNDPESINVETEDTFVAVAAGSGITPVMAIARTVLAANENVHFDLIYANKASMDVMFLEELADLKDRYPARFALHHVLSREQRISPLLSGRIDAEKLNKLLGAVIRTDQVDEWFLCGPFELVQLVRDNLAAQGVPAEKVRFELFTTGEPNRPEGNIGRPVIIDDADETYQIEFKLDGLQGEVKSPVNARETILNAALRVRPDVPFACAGGVCGTCRAKVVEGAVDMDENYALEPDEIEKGYVLTCQSRPTTERVLVDYDA; the protein is encoded by the coding sequence ATGACAGACACGACTGCTTCCCTCCCTGGCGACACGGACATTGATCCGGAGATCCCTGGCCGCCGCCGCACCACCTTCCATACCCTGAGCGTCGCCGAGGTTCGCCGGCTCACCGCCGATGCCATCGAGGTCACCTTCGAGGTCCCCGCCGACCTCGCCGGCCAGTATGACTACCTGCCGGGCCAGTACGTGGCCCTGCGCAAGGAACTCGAAGATGCCGACGGCAACCTCGTGGAGCTGCGCCGCAGTTACTCCATCTGCGCGGTACCTACCCCCGGGGCCATTCATGTGGCGATCAAGCGCGACATCGGGGGGATCTTCTCCACCTGGGCCAATGAGTCACTGCGGGCCGGAGACACCATGGATGTCATGAGCCCCACCGGCGGATTCATTTCCAAGCACCAGATGACCGGGATGAATGATCCCGAATCCATCAACGTGGAAACCGAAGATACCTTTGTAGCCGTTGCTGCAGGCTCGGGCATCACCCCGGTCATGGCCATCGCCCGCACCGTGCTGGCCGCCAATGAGAACGTGCATTTCGACCTCATCTACGCGAACAAGGCCTCGATGGACGTCATGTTCCTAGAGGAACTGGCAGATTTGAAGGACAGGTATCCGGCCCGGTTTGCCCTGCACCACGTGCTGAGCCGTGAACAGCGCATCTCCCCCTTGCTTTCAGGACGTATCGACGCCGAGAAGCTGAATAAGCTGCTCGGTGCCGTCATCCGCACCGACCAGGTGGACGAATGGTTCCTGTGTGGTCCCTTCGAGCTGGTCCAGTTGGTGCGCGATAACCTGGCCGCCCAGGGCGTGCCGGCGGAAAAGGTTCGCTTCGAGCTATTCACCACCGGGGAACCCAACCGCCCGGAGGGAAACATTGGCCGCCCGGTCATCATTGACGACGCGGATGAGACCTACCAGATTGAGTTTAAACTCGACGGCTTGCAGGGCGAGGTTAAGAGCCCGGTTAATGCCCGTGAGACCATCCTCAACGCCGCGCTGCGAGTCCGACCGGATGTTCCCTTCGCCTGCGCCGGCGGAGTGTGCGGCACCTGCCGTGCCAAGGTCGTCGAGGGCGCCGTGGATATGGACGAGAACTACGCCCTAGAGCCGGACGAAATCGAAAAGGGCTACGTGCTGACCTGCCAGTCGCGCCCCACCACCGAACGCGTCCTGGTCGACTACGACGCCTAG
- the paaA gene encoding 1,2-phenylacetyl-CoA epoxidase subunit PaaA, producing the protein MATQQEGGGRLSAVLSPEEQAGQDRFNQIIAEDSRIEPRDWMPEAYRKTLTRQMSQHAHSEIIGMQPEANWITRAPSLKRKAILMAKVQDEAGHGLYLYSGTETLGTPRDELNDQLMTGKAKYSSIFNYPARSWADMGAIGWLVDGAAIANQVPLCRASYGPYGRAMVRICKEESFHQRQGFEILLELSNGTPAQKKMAQDAVNRFYAPSLMMFGPPDSDSPNSGQSTAWKIKRFSNDELRQRFVGMIVEQIKILGLTLPDPELRFDAETGTWLHMDLDWVEFKAVIAGNGPCNAQRLQRRRDAHNEGAWVREAAAAYAAKMARKTEVA; encoded by the coding sequence ATGGCTACGCAGCAAGAAGGCGGCGGAAGGCTATCCGCAGTACTTTCTCCTGAGGAGCAAGCAGGGCAGGATCGGTTTAATCAGATCATTGCCGAAGACTCGCGCATTGAGCCGCGCGACTGGATGCCCGAGGCTTACCGCAAGACCTTAACGCGGCAGATGTCGCAGCATGCCCACTCCGAGATCATCGGCATGCAGCCCGAGGCCAACTGGATTACCAGGGCGCCGTCCCTGAAACGCAAGGCCATCTTGATGGCCAAGGTCCAGGACGAAGCGGGCCATGGGCTCTACCTCTACTCGGGAACCGAAACCTTGGGCACCCCCCGAGACGAGCTAAACGACCAGCTGATGACCGGCAAGGCCAAGTACTCCTCGATCTTCAACTACCCGGCACGATCATGGGCGGATATGGGCGCCATCGGTTGGTTGGTTGACGGTGCTGCCATCGCCAACCAGGTTCCGCTGTGCCGCGCCTCGTACGGACCCTACGGCCGAGCCATGGTGCGCATTTGTAAGGAAGAATCCTTCCACCAGCGTCAAGGCTTTGAGATCCTTTTGGAACTCTCCAACGGCACCCCGGCGCAGAAGAAGATGGCGCAAGATGCGGTTAACCGCTTCTACGCCCCCTCGCTGATGATGTTCGGACCTCCGGATTCCGATTCCCCGAACTCCGGGCAGTCCACGGCCTGGAAGATCAAGCGTTTCTCCAACGATGAATTACGCCAACGCTTTGTGGGCATGATCGTTGAACAGATCAAAATTTTGGGCCTGACTCTGCCGGACCCCGAGCTCCGCTTCGATGCGGAAACCGGAACCTGGCTCCACATGGATCTGGACTGGGTCGAGTTCAAGGCAGTAATCGCCGGCAACGGACCGTGCAATGCGCAACGCTTGCAACGCCGACGTGATGCACACAATGAAGGCGCCTGGGTGCGCGAAGCAGCAGCCGCGTATGCGGCAAAGATGGCTCGAAAGACTGAGGTTGCATAG
- a CDS encoding enoyl-CoA hydratase/isomerase family protein, with amino-acid sequence MIELNITAGVAEIVLNAPEKMNALNEAALDELAAAYDEAAEGVETGQVRALLLRGEGRGFCAGRDISGVVPADDDVMGYLGGKVQPLLVKMSSFPAPTFAAVQGACLGVGLGLAIATDVVYVAQNAKIGSPFANLGATLDSGGHWLFTERLGTHRTLDLIYTAELISGADAVASGLFSRAMAAEELLESTRGIVAKVANGATEAFRVSKELVAQIRDQRLGLWESMKEENQAQADLCATEDYAEGFLAFQEKRKPIFKG; translated from the coding sequence ATGATTGAACTGAACATCACCGCCGGCGTGGCCGAGATCGTGCTCAACGCCCCGGAAAAGATGAATGCGCTGAACGAGGCCGCGCTTGATGAACTTGCGGCCGCCTACGACGAGGCCGCCGAGGGCGTGGAAACCGGTCAGGTGCGGGCGCTGCTGCTGCGCGGCGAGGGCCGAGGCTTCTGTGCCGGACGCGATATCTCGGGAGTGGTTCCTGCCGACGATGACGTCATGGGCTACCTCGGGGGCAAAGTCCAGCCACTGCTGGTGAAGATGTCCTCGTTCCCAGCACCTACCTTCGCCGCCGTGCAGGGTGCCTGCCTGGGTGTCGGGCTCGGTCTGGCGATCGCCACCGACGTGGTCTACGTGGCACAGAACGCCAAGATCGGTTCGCCCTTTGCCAACCTCGGCGCGACCCTGGATTCGGGCGGACACTGGCTGTTTACCGAGCGTCTGGGCACCCACCGCACGCTGGATCTGATCTACACCGCGGAGCTGATCAGCGGTGCCGACGCGGTGGCCTCCGGGCTCTTCTCTCGAGCCATGGCCGCCGAAGAATTGCTGGAAAGCACCCGCGGGATCGTGGCTAAGGTGGCCAACGGTGCCACCGAGGCCTTCCGGGTCTCTAAGGAACTGGTGGCCCAGATTCGTGACCAACGGTTGGGCCTCTGGGAATCGATGAAAGAAGAGAACCAGGCCCAGGCCGACCTGTGCGCCACCGAGGACTACGCCGAGGGATTCTTGGCGTTCCAGGAAAAGCGGAAGCCGATCTTCAAAGGCTAA
- a CDS encoding alpha/beta hydrolase fold domain-containing protein, which yields MSSLASYLVPPLLRALGYRRRFASVDETSKLIADRQLRPQPYGPPRRALRGVSITVDHDRGWPLYTVVPAETTPQQHIVYVHGGAWINQIAPQHWQLVAELTTATSSQILVPIYPLAPHGTAASVVPRIAELLRSLCEKHGANNVSVVGDSAGGQIALSASLLLRDDQVALAHTVLIAPALDLSLSNPEIDAVEPDDPWLVRPGLHTAVDLWRDGLSLTNPMVSPLCGDMSGLGPLTVFVGTRDITNPDAKLLVAKARAAGVPTEFHEALNMVHVYPLLPIPEGRQARARMSALLRGEPVEEATAERPKSIG from the coding sequence ATGTCCAGTCTTGCCAGCTATTTGGTTCCTCCCCTGTTGAGAGCCCTCGGCTACCGCCGCCGTTTCGCCAGTGTTGATGAGACCTCAAAGCTCATTGCCGATCGCCAGTTGCGCCCGCAACCCTATGGTCCACCACGGCGCGCCCTGAGAGGTGTATCCATCACGGTGGACCATGACCGCGGATGGCCCCTTTACACGGTGGTTCCTGCCGAAACCACTCCACAACAACACATTGTTTATGTCCACGGCGGCGCATGGATCAACCAAATTGCCCCGCAGCATTGGCAGCTTGTCGCCGAGCTGACCACTGCCACCAGCTCGCAGATACTGGTTCCCATTTATCCGTTGGCACCCCACGGAACAGCAGCGAGTGTTGTCCCCCGGATCGCCGAGCTACTTCGCAGCCTCTGCGAAAAACACGGTGCAAACAACGTCTCAGTGGTGGGCGACTCGGCCGGCGGCCAAATCGCGCTTTCAGCGTCCCTGCTACTTCGAGATGATCAGGTGGCCCTGGCCCACACCGTGCTGATCGCTCCCGCGCTGGATCTGAGCCTGAGCAATCCGGAGATTGACGCCGTGGAGCCAGATGATCCGTGGTTGGTTCGGCCCGGTCTGCACACGGCCGTGGATCTTTGGCGTGATGGACTCTCATTGACGAACCCGATGGTCAGCCCTCTCTGCGGCGATATGTCGGGGCTTGGCCCCCTCACCGTGTTCGTCGGTACCCGAGACATCACCAACCCGGACGCCAAGCTTCTGGTCGCTAAGGCCCGTGCCGCCGGGGTGCCCACAGAATTTCATGAGGCACTGAATATGGTCCATGTCTACCCGCTGCTGCCGATCCCGGAGGGAAGGCAAGCCAGAGCAAGAATGTCGGCCCTGCTGCGCGGCGAACCAGTAGAAGAAGCAACGGCTGAACGACCAAAATCCATCGGGTAG
- a CDS encoding thiamine pyrophosphate-dependent dehydrogenase E1 component subunit alpha, which yields MTEPREGIEQVSSKFGITPEDYMLPARTEIHMLDINGKLHPSGEQGVEPGHEYPLPSPKVLVDAYEQLVIGRRVNDQNSALVRQGRMAVYPSSHGQEAAQVAAALCLGENDWMFPTYRDTVAVMAKGVAPMEVMAGFRGDWHSGYDPKKYKVSIQSTPLTTQLLHAVGVAHAAKLRGEDTVVLAMCGDGATSEGDFHEALNFAAVFNVPVIFFVQNNQYAISVPLSAQSVAPSLAHKAVGYGMAGERVDGNDLIALLAVLRRAVRLAREGNGPLLVEAHTYRMQAHTNADDATRYREDAEVQAWIAKDPVARMRSYLLDAGLLPEATEARITASAEAVAQTLRDGMNSENTPDPTDLFAHVFSTPTTQLTEQAAMLADELAREEETR from the coding sequence ATGACCGAACCACGCGAAGGAATTGAGCAGGTGAGCAGCAAATTCGGCATCACCCCCGAGGACTATATGCTGCCCGCCCGCACCGAAATTCACATGCTCGATATCAATGGCAAGTTGCACCCTTCGGGGGAGCAGGGCGTTGAACCGGGCCATGAATACCCGCTACCTAGCCCCAAGGTGCTGGTGGATGCCTACGAACAACTTGTCATCGGCCGTCGCGTAAACGACCAGAACTCCGCCCTCGTGCGTCAGGGGCGCATGGCCGTTTATCCTTCGAGCCACGGACAGGAGGCGGCGCAGGTCGCCGCCGCACTCTGTTTGGGGGAGAACGACTGGATGTTCCCGACCTACCGGGACACCGTGGCCGTGATGGCCAAGGGGGTTGCCCCCATGGAGGTCATGGCCGGATTCCGTGGCGATTGGCACAGCGGCTATGACCCGAAAAAATACAAGGTCTCGATCCAATCGACGCCGTTGACCACCCAGCTGCTGCACGCGGTGGGCGTTGCCCACGCTGCGAAGCTGCGCGGCGAAGACACGGTAGTGCTGGCCATGTGCGGCGACGGAGCCACGAGTGAAGGCGACTTCCACGAGGCGCTGAACTTTGCTGCGGTATTCAACGTGCCGGTGATCTTTTTCGTGCAGAACAACCAATACGCGATTTCCGTGCCGCTCTCCGCGCAGTCGGTTGCCCCCTCGCTCGCCCACAAGGCCGTCGGCTACGGCATGGCCGGGGAACGTGTAGACGGCAACGACCTCATCGCCCTGCTGGCGGTGCTTCGCCGAGCCGTCCGCCTCGCGAGAGAAGGTAATGGGCCGCTGCTGGTCGAGGCCCATACCTACCGCATGCAGGCACACACCAACGCCGACGACGCCACCCGATACCGCGAGGACGCCGAGGTTCAAGCCTGGATCGCCAAGGACCCGGTCGCCCGAATGCGCAGTTATCTTTTGGACGCCGGGTTGCTTCCGGAAGCCACCGAAGCCCGGATCACGGCAAGCGCCGAGGCGGTGGCCCAGACGCTACGCGATGGGATGAATTCGGAGAACACCCCGGATCCGACAGATCTCTTCGCGCACGTTTTTTCGACACCCACTACCCAACTCACCGAGCAGGCAGCCATGCTCGCCGACGAACTCGCCCGCGAAGAGGAGACCCGATGA
- the paaB gene encoding 1,2-phenylacetyl-CoA epoxidase subunit PaaB, whose amino-acid sequence MTDTNGTWPLWEVFVRSSRGLSHVHAGSLHAPDAEMALKNARDLYTRRNEGISLWVVASTDIIASDPDAKGMYFESPQGKDYRHATYYTKSEGVKHL is encoded by the coding sequence ATGACGGATACAAACGGTACCTGGCCGCTCTGGGAAGTATTTGTTCGCTCCTCCCGCGGACTCTCTCACGTCCATGCCGGATCGTTGCATGCACCGGATGCGGAAATGGCACTGAAGAACGCGCGTGACCTCTACACCCGACGCAACGAGGGCATCTCCCTGTGGGTTGTGGCCAGCACGGACATCATTGCCTCAGACCCGGACGCCAAGGGCATGTACTTCGAGTCCCCGCAGGGCAAGGACTACCGGCACGCCACGTACTACACCAAGAGCGAAGGCGTGAAGCACCTGTGA
- a CDS encoding Lrp/AsnC family transcriptional regulator, translated as METPPVRLDEVDRRIMEELTKDGRQSVTTVAQKVHVSRAHAYSRINRLQDEGVITRYTAVIDPLRAGLRASAYVTLKLRQHSWREMRERLSAMPEVHHIGLVGGNFDVILLVRARDNVDLRRVIFDQLQSMPGVLDTQTFLIFEDVDTR; from the coding sequence ATGGAGACTCCCCCGGTTCGACTCGACGAGGTGGATCGTCGAATCATGGAGGAACTCACCAAGGACGGTCGACAGTCGGTAACCACCGTCGCGCAAAAGGTCCATGTCTCCCGCGCTCACGCCTATTCACGCATCAATCGGCTCCAGGACGAGGGTGTCATCACGCGCTACACGGCCGTCATTGATCCGCTGCGAGCGGGGCTCCGCGCCAGCGCCTATGTCACTTTAAAGCTGCGCCAGCATTCCTGGCGAGAGATGCGTGAACGACTTTCCGCGATGCCGGAGGTGCACCACATTGGTTTGGTCGGGGGAAACTTCGATGTGATTTTGCTGGTGCGCGCTCGGGACAACGTTGACTTGCGTCGTGTCATCTTCGACCAGCTCCAATCCATGCCGGGTGTGCTCGACACACAAACCTTCCTGATCTTCGAGGACGTTGATACCCGCTAG